The Ptychodera flava strain L36383 chromosome 3, AS_Pfla_20210202, whole genome shotgun sequence region TGGATCGTTCTTTGTGCTAAAGTGGACCAGATGTGTATTTAATAtgctcacgtggtttacaacaggCTCGTTACATAGCAGTGCGCGTCACAGAACAATAAGGTATCTGTCAGATTATTATATGAAGCAGGTTTCATCAGCTTAGCACAGAACTTTCGGAGTTAAATCGCTAAAATTATAAAACtccatttaatatgcaaatgagctgtttaataacttgacactgctcaatgcttccagtggacaattagatatttatcagttcAACATCTGCACCACCTTTCATCATATTTAATGCTATAATTTCAAAGTAATACACTAATTACAAAGaccaataaatatgcaaataaacactTAATTCACTTTGCTCTGCTCAGTGCTTTAGGTGACaactagatatttatcagattaatATCTGTAACGGATTGCACAACATTATGTGCTATAATtccagagttatatcactaattataaagttcattaaatatgcaaacgaacccttaattaactttacactactatcTACTTCTCAGAACAGTTGGATACCTGTGGGATCAGTATCTGCtagagatttcatcaaattgtggtGCAGTCATTCCAGAGTTATATgcctaattacaaatttttatttaacatgcgaatgagctgtttaataacttgacactgctcaatactACCGTTGGACAACTATATATTTATCAGTTCAACATCTGTACAgcctttcatcaaatttaatgctgctATTTCGGAGCAatatcactaattgcaaagatcataaaatatacaaatgaaccctcaataaacttgacactgctcagtgcctCACttgacaattagatatttatccgattaatttatgcaacagacacacagacataacTACGAcgttagctcacgtgtgtgaaaaCGTGAACTAAAATGTGATGAGACCAAGCTTGTATTATCTCGCTATAAAGTATCCAAGTTCGAGGCCCGTTAAAAGGAGACTGTGTCGGGGTGACCAATCGCATTCAAAATCTTGCACGGTGAATTTTCTTTATTCAGAAAATAGCTCTTTAATTAATAATGTGCAACGTTTCAGTAGCTCTcttacttttaattttcaagGCAAAGGTGGTTTGATCAAGAAACACGCCAAGgtgaatgaaaatatatttgaagtttACAGGAAACACCTTTTGCCGATACTaatcaattttcataatttctttttgttgttcacaGGAGTATGGCAAAGAAGGCTGTCATCGTATGTGATCGATGGGGACCGTTAATTCATGGTGGAATCACCGACTGTGTTCATCAGGTAATCAGACTACTCCAGAATATGGGGATATCTGTCCATTGTACCGCTCTAAAAGCAACAGAAGAAGAGGAACGTGAAGCTGAGGAACTTGGTGTCACGCTTCAGCTTCCGACAAAAACAGGCGTATTTGAATTTCGAGAGCCTCATCGTGATTGGTTGTTGTACCACAACATACACTATCCAAAGCTGGAAGAACTAGCAAATGTGAAGTTCGTGTTTGGTTTCAGTGCGTTCACCTCAGAAGCAGCCTTTCATATCACGTGTAAAGTGTTTCCAACGGCGTCCTGTTATCTGTTCAATCTCTTTGATGAAGATGACATAACGCCTTTGATTGTCGGCTGTAGTAAGGAAGAAGTGGAATTTCGTAAGAAAATTATGTCAGATGAATTTAAGAATGCAAAGTGTTCATTTTCAGTCGGAGAAAGAGTATACGCAAAGTATAGGCGACTTTATCGTGACTCTAACCAACAGCTGCTTTCTCCAACGTTGTTCGAGGAATATTTATCTCCTTCGATATCAGAAAGTCTACCAATTCTTGAACACGAAGCATTCCAAATTCTATCCATCGTCCAAGAATACGAATTCGAAGATCCAGAGAAACTTGAAGTCATCATCAGTGCCATAAACACAGTCGCTGAAAATCTCGACCAACTGGATGAAACGCCACCGGCATGGAAAATTATAGGAATACCACCAAGTAAGGAGAAGGAAATCGTGAAAAAGCTGACAAGCAGTCGTGCATTGACGATCACGCCTACTTACGTTAACACGACTGAGGAATTTAATCGCCATCTGTTCTCGTCCCATCTTGTGCTAATTCCGCCTTCATCAACGAGTTATGCAAACCTCACTCTAGCAGCTATGTGCGCAGCGATACCTGTTCTCTTCCCTCGAAGATCCCACAGTCATGAGATTGTAAACAAACACATTGGTATCATCGAAGCACGAGAATGTGCCATGAACATGGACAAAGATCCGGCAGAGTTGGCCAAACGAATAACATCCGTCATACGGAAAAATCCAACAGCATTGGAACGTGCTACAAAGATAAGACAGCACATCATAGAAAAGGTTGTTAGGGATATACAAGGGGTCAATGAAGCTTTCATTGGAACCTTAACCACCGATATGCAAGACACCTCTGAAAAGAACGAACCCGCTCGGAAAGCAAAAACTACTGTTGAGCAAAAAGGTATGCATACAGGACAATGACTTTTGAGTGATTGAGTATGTAAGTGAGAGTGTGTTATAAAAGTGTGCACGTGTAATGTGCTTAAATCTCCTCCAAAACAGATCTCGAGTCATCAACGGTAGAACACGTATTAGGAACAGTAGACGATACAGACAGTGTCTCTAGTACGTCCAGCAATCACGAAAGTAAAGGTAAGATAACAAAAGAAGACGTCCTGTCATCAAAAATGGTGATTTGATTAGAATATCTATATTTTCCCTCCATATTTTTGAACTAAGTAAATACTATTCTTGCCTTTATGTTTTTGACGTCAAAAAAACGGTCTTCCAATCACTATTAACAATTGTTTTGAACTTCCTCGCCATGGGTACTCTACATGTTCAGTTGAGCATTGCAATTACGGTATTCCAAGAACAAGGCTTACAGTCActcaacataacttttagtATGCAGCAATCAAAGATTTGAACTATCATCTTAAAGCGACATTAAGAAGCTATTTAATAAACACAGAATAATTTGTAACTTTCTTTCGATGTTAGAAGACGAATGATCTTCATCGTTGCcacatttatatatttaaatatatttcactTGTATGAGATGTGTGGAATTTTTTATGcataaatttaaaacaaaaacagtgtttCTTTGTAACTCATGTAATCTGATCATTTTTAAATCCTTAAAATGCCACATTGAAAATAGTTCCACTTCGCTATTTGTAAATGGTGACTATGTTGCCTACGACACCATCAATAAGCTACCAATTAATCTAATGAGCGCGCGATGTTCCATACATGAGGTATGCAATAATAGAAAGCCTTGCCCCTGTTTTCCAACAGGTGAAAGAGAAACAATGAGAGAAATTGAAGACAGATCGACATCATTTGAGCGAGGGTACACTGGGAATGTTAAATCAGGCAAAGGAGAATCAACTGAACCGATAGCGAAAGGTAACATTATTTGGGTCTTCACGTGTGGtttcatacaaacaaacaaacaaacaaacaaacacacacacaaacaaacaaacaaacaaacaaacaaacacagacggCGACAATTCGTGTACAGCTAAAACGGCAACGAATCAATATGATCATGACACGTAAACCAAACAAGGAAAACACGGAATATTCTTAAATCATTGAACGCACGCAAGAAATCAGGTAATTTCAACGATATGAATGCGCGCATCCCTAAATACTTCTTTCATTCTATTCAGTCATTTCAATGGTGCAACCTTTTTGTGGAAAATTAGTTGTcttattataatttctttaaTAACTCTTGAACTCTAATTGTCTGTTTTTCAAAGTAATTATGATATGAAAGTGCAATATTTAGCATGATCTGTACACAAACGGACTGGAGTTAAACCAGGTTGTATTATGACTAGAGAACACCATATATACAACCCTGCGATAGCCATGAATATACAATGCTGAATTGTAATCCAATGGTATCTCAGTGGTAGATTAGTACTTCATCACCAAGAAAAACCATCCTCAAACAGGTACTACTTTGCGCTACAAAGGGAGAGTCTTGCTAGTGTGATTAACATGTGCCAATCATTTGAGTTACTATTACATCAATCACTTGGTAGCAATTGTGTAATAAGAATATCGTTTACTTAAGTCAAGAATCACAAATTACCAGGAACATAATATAATATGTGGAGtaatacaaacaaacagattGCACTTAATGCTATGAAATAACGTGAGAGATATATTTGCGTCCATAAATAGAGTTTTCGTTAATTTGTCTTTCCAAAATCCATTATAAACGCGGTATACGCTTTGGTATGAAAGATAATTTGATCACAGCGTCAGTAACTTAGATTGCATAAGTTGACTGCAAATGTCACTTGTCATCGGTTATTGCATTTTGAATGCACCAATTAGTCGTGAAAAGAACCTATCTCCTCTTTTCCATTGATGTTTTGCAAAGTTACATCAGCAACCTTTTCCCTCGAAAGGTCAAAGGGGGTACTACATAACATTTTCGAACTGTTCAGTTGTTAAGTCTCTAtttctgtcataaaaataaatattttcaacagGCAAAGAGTATGTCAAGAAATTCAAAAGAAGGTCAAGAATATCTCCTTTTCACCAGCTTTGGttaaagaaaaacaagaggaAGCGCCTGCCATGTAAGCAAATGAAAGACGTtattgtcatttcaaatataacaAATACCAACAAATAATTTCTTTCGAGACGAGAGGAATACAGTTGAAAAAGCCTAGTGAATATGTCGACTTGTGATATCACACGTGATTGTTCTCTGAATTAAATTTGCCTGAAGTAATTTATAATAAAAGTCACGTAATGGAAGACTTATACATATACGTAAAATTCGATTGTGAGACGTAGTGGAAATAATTTCATGGAATTAAATCAATATAGGGAGATCTCTTGACTACATTAAATCAGTAGCTGGTCAATATTCATTGTGTTGTCATTAGTGCCCTCAGAACTCAAGGGCTGACTTGGCAATATTGTTAAATCATTGTCTTTTATTTTGACACAGGCAACAGTTGTAAGTGCCTATTGTATAAATAAGTGAGTCAAAGCTTAGTTTGAGATAGCTGTGGTTTGCCGTTTCAGGCCAGATTGAAGTAAAAGTGAGACCAGACGGCGTTATTCCGCAGGAAGGGAAAAAAGTGAGGGATGTTACCTCTGCCTTCTACTCCCACAATCGGACAAAACACAATGCAGTGCTTGTTGGGAAACAACTTGATCAACGCAAAAATGGTATGAGGTTGCATCATATAGGTGAAAACAGCATTTCCTATATCATGGATTGCCAGTCATCGGAAGCCCTGGAGTCGTTGATGGGTGACTATTCAAGTGGAAGTCTTCACAGGATGGTGAAGAGTACATTCCTGTCTGAGAGCCTGCTGGATGAGATTGGAGCTCTATACCTGTCATTAGGAACATCGATAGACTATGAAGAGTATCTGCTATGTCGGGAAGAATTGGCAGACACCAAAGGTATGTTCATGTGGTAAAGTCGCATTATGGCTTGGTAGATCGAcgagtaaaacatttttgatatagAGGAACGCTTCGATCGAGAGATGGGTAACTATCTTTCGCCATCTTTGTACCTGggacattttttaatgttttctgaTATTTAAATATGTGGATTAGCGTTATTGATAAAATGTTCTAGTTCTTGTTTCATAGAATATCGTATTGTGGAATCATATATTGATaggaaaactatgaaatatttttcttcacatTTTATAAGACTACGATGGAAATATACCTCTTTATAAGACTCAGATGCTCTATCTCAGTTGcttttggcattttgaatatacTGAATAAGATAATTTTATCGATTTATGATTCTAAACGGTGATCAATTACAACTATAAAAATGTTGGCATACTTTCTCATTATTAACCCTAAGTACAGTCGTAGCCTCGCCCTAGTGGTTATCTCGTCCTTAAtattaataaaaaaacaaacagtaaTTTGTTTGTGTCCAAATACATGATTAGCACATCGCAATTCTCTCATTGTACTTTGCAGGTTTAAGTTCACAATGAAACATCATGGTCTTGATTATGTCATTCGATTTGTTATAATGAACCATtgtcatttgtatttgttttcagGTGAAAATATATACAAACTGTCAATTGAAGCCATCGAAGAGATGAACAAGGAAGTCGAATCCGATGTTCTGAGAAAAAGGGCCACTGTCACTATGGAGCAGGTAAAGACTAGAGAGAAAGCTACAGACAGAGATATTCTGAGGGGAATGTCAGCGGAACGAGAGAAAGGTAGAACATCTGAACTCGATGAACTTATAAATGAATGGATCCAGATAAAGAAAGAACTACAAGAGCTGAATAGCACTCATTCTGAACTGGTATTTGATCGACAAGAGTTCGTCCGAAAGACAGGGGCCATAGTCGATGAAACAGATATTCCCCTAGACATGAAGCAAGAATTAATGATGGCATTCCTGAAGTCCCTGCCTTTAGGTCCCGATAAGACTGGCAAGCCTGGTCAACAGCTGGTGATAGAGGGCGATGTACTCATGGAGTATGTTGAGAACATCGTTCATGACTTTGACTTTCCTACCATAAGGAAACAAGATGTGACAGAGCAATTCAGGAAGTTGGTACGGGAAAAGTCAGGGAAGGCGACTGCCAAGGCAAGTTTGACTGCAAAGCAAGAGAGTCTGCAGGAGCGTATCCATTCAATCGTTGATGACGCTGACATTCCTGATGAACAGAAGGATGCCTATCGTCAGTTGAGGCAGTTAGAAAGAGGTAGGTAGATCAATGTAGTAATGACATGTTTGGAAATGTAAACCATAATACCTCGCTATTCCTTCAACAcgaaaaacttaaaaaaaacataataaCGAAAAGGACAGAAAAGATGGGAGAAAAATTGTCAGTTAATAGGGTCAGGACGCCTGTGGTTCTTTGTGACCATCCTACGAGTCTATGgattatcaaaaataaattgGTATTTTCTTGTACTGATTAATGTTGTCAAATATTAGTTGTATTCAAGTTGTCCTACCAGaaaaatcagttgtattataatAACACAATAAATTATGAGAATGATAGTATCAATTCCAGGTGTTTCAATATCCTTACTGTAACTAAACCAAAAACAATGATAATTAGGTGACTTCGAAACACCATTTGTAGAGATCTCGTTTTTTTGCACAGGAGCAACATTGCAAGTATGTCACATTGTCTAaggttttaattttcaatttcatagaaaaaattgtTTCTTGGGATTACTACACTCAGTGCTCTGATCAGCTTTGatttcatatttaataaaaGATGGAAATCTAGTACACACCataaaatacacagtattgtCTCAATTTTAATGATAAAAAGGACTATCTAAGACTAATATCTATGAATTAAATTAGCTTTAAGATCCCgcacattttattttcactgaatTGATACTAATGCACTTCTCAGGTATACTTGTGTtcacaagctgaatacttggcATTTCAATCAACTCTCAACAGTAAAACCAGACCTACTAGTTGATACATAGaacattttaattctgaaaaaatgctTTGAATCTAATTGCTGAACTAAACAAAGTGCTTTACAGTACCTATAAAAATGCTGCCAGAAtggtagaaaaataaaattgttgccAAAAACATTTCCTCCGGCTCAACCCCCCTGTCCCtgccagaaatcaaatggttcactCTTGAAAACACAACATTAGGCAAAGAAAATctatatttgcaaatttcagaaaGTATATAACACACAGCCTGTCCACCATAATCAAATAACACAAGCTTACATAAATTCATAATCTAAGACCATTTCATCTGTGACTGAGATGTTGGCACTGTGGACTAGACTAAAGGTGAAACAGCCTTTAATTATGGTTTTACCCTGGCAAACACTATCAACTCATGAATATCATGACAGTTAAGTCTGTCTTCACCTTCAAAATTCTGTACTCCGTATTTGGGAAGCCATCTTTTCTCTAACTCTGACATGTAGAGTAGACACAGTAATGTCAGCTGCACACTCCCATTTGCTCAATCACTTAGTCTTGAAAGAAATCAAGCACGATATTGAATGCCCTAAGATGAGCAGCAAATTTGTGGTTTTGCTGTGTTTAAATGCCAAGGTTCATGGTTAATTCTTTACAATGCAGGTGATTGGTGTACTTCAGGTCAAATTGATTGCAACATTACCTACAGAAACTTGCCTCTGTTGTAAACATGTCTTCACCTTGCACTATGCGATATAGATCATGCAGCCCTAATTCAAGggctttgggtcaattttttacaaagaaCTGATGTACAAGACTCCAGCCTAGTCATAAAATATGGGAAGTTGACGCATTCCTCAGTTGAAGTTGTGATACTGATCCCTGGCCTTTGTTCTGCAATATTATGTTGAGGTAGTATACATACTTTCGAAGCTGAGattaaaagaaatcaaaatgctGCAATGGAATGTAGTCCGACTGAACTCTGATTGGAGGCAGATATGGTATACTGTTACAATTGCTCTTACAAAAGccggtagcttgaattttgttttgcgattcttatttatattaaaaaactcaaaatttgattgacaactgatgcATGTTGTCCCCGAAATGTGCAAACCCCCCCAAATCAATGGTAGTAAGACACAATGCCCTCTgattaaaattcctggctgcaacacttaCCGTGGGGAATGCTAGCTGAGTGCATACATATAAAGTGACACAGGCTTGGTTGACAAGTTGGatattgtgtttcagcatgctgttgGGAGATATCAAGTAACTtcagttgatacattgaatagAAATATCAATAcctgtgaattttgtgacgtcatatccatacatttataattgataatgtattccattcttcagcattgcggccccacatcgagcaagttttttttccgGAAACCGAAAAAAGGAcggcgcatttaaaaggagggaaagtatcggataaaGCATGTAATACACATAATCTtcataatggtgcacaatattgataataatgtcttactgtacgatttatcacatttttgagtcctcatgcatgcacttgtcgtctatctggctggcgctcagcatgcagtccccgtctgATACGCTGGTTGCACTACTacgttgtttacaacatggttggcttcgttgccgtataggtgaaacagaactcagtacgtttgcaaactcctagacgatactgggtttgacacatggcatattatgcatgtcagtggccatgtaagcGATGCAAGCGTAAAAGGCTattcgaaccagccgtaaacgggccaacagcGGCAGCTgcctgtcatcaaccttgaccggaagtgtctacggaaattactacggagccattcaaagtctcagtccaaggtcagctactactgccaacaatcatgacgaccgtactggactccgttgatctaacatcttggccacctaattctgatgcactgactgtaatcggagacgactttcattcattgtttttactccttgtctgtggtttgccttgttctcgatatcgcgatggaaaccctccagtatgttttcaactgtacctttcaagcacccgtttacgttaagttttctcgttcgccgaaataaaatagctcttctcaagaagccatcgaaaattaaatttatagacacaattattattgatatGTAAATATTCGAAGAACAATGTTGAATTCTGTTGATATCaattgcaatgaatgctgtactcctagcgacataataatgatcgtattgatcagctgataccatgcagcttgctgatcatgctgatgtcgagcatgaacattccgttttcttcatctcctGCATTTCACTGTGTCGGCTTTTTCAATGGCATGATAtataaaggtgatgtttcaagttcgatatagacggtagggatgcagttcctTTCCATTTCCTTAGAAaaacatcgtttttcaatttaaaattgaaccatgaaagtgctggtcatttttttgtgctgaacgtgcgtgttcagtgcagtgcagtgtggagtgcatgtaatgtgtacagagtcagggccaATCATGCGGGACGACGCTCCCTGGCTTTAGACTTAGTTTAAATTTCcctttttattcattttgtacaactacaaattaactggcattgccaaaactataaaataatagcaatagtGCACCCctccggcccataatggactcaagcaaactttgcaaagtttgctttcgtccattatgggccaggagggggtgcattatttcAGTCATTGGTGTAAAGATATGCGTCCTCAGTTAGCAACTTTTTGCGGGAGTCATTTACCCGTGTACCCATAATTAACTGGTCAATCAAACGATCATCCATATATTTAAACGTACACTTCAGTGCCAATGCTCTGCAACGTGTATAAGACTCATCGATATTTTCTCCATCTTTCTGTTTGTACGCAGTTAAGTTCATTCTGTGTACTCTAAAATGATCAGCAAAACCAATGACTGTTTAAATCTATTCCACACGTTGTCAGGCGTTTTCCGTTGCTCATCACTTAATGTCCATGTTTTGAACAGTTGTTCGCCCCTTCCCCTGCTTGGAAGATAGTGTAGTCTTGTTGGTCTTCTTTAGAGACTTTTTTTATGTCAAACCAACGATTCAGCCTTGTTTGGTAATCTAGTAGAGCAGTTTGGTCGTCGCCAATCTCCCATTTCATATGAGGACATTTTATTCCATCACCCATGATCGCCAGTGACGATGAAATGACATACGCATGTGCTTACATACAGCTCACGAAAACAGTGTCTAATTCGCCCTACTCGTGTGTACGAGCACTTGTGAATGTGGCGGTTCAGCCTCTTTCAGTGCATGGTTACTTGAATATGCGATATTTAGCAAATATGATTGGTAGCCATCTCACTCCGTCAGTTGTTGAAAATAGCGGTTGACAAAACTTTTTGTTCAGGCCAGTGTGACATTGACACGTGCACGTATACAGAACTTTCTCTGGGCGTATTTGGGCTTGTTGACCACGTGCGACGTGATGTCACCTCCGGTGAAGAAATCACAGCGTAAATTCGTACAACACACGAACTATTTACATAAATGTGACTTACAGAGTTAAAGAGGTCTCAGAATACTTTACCACTGCCACCATGTAAAGATATGCGTCGATATTCTACATCGAAAAGTACACACCAATCAACTTGTAACTAACAGTCACAGGTTTATTACTTGAACCACAATGAAAGTAATACAACAAGATTTGGCGTGCTATCAAACTAGCACGTATCATTACAgttggcatgccaccactcctgcacatttgcaggatttctcttttcttacctcatttgcatatttttgacactggcacgttcatttgaacaacgtcacgtCTCAACCCCaaggtctacctgtacaccaattACTGAGATGGCAGGTGCGGCATTTTGTGAGCCTTTGCGTGTAATggacatacatttatttaaacatacatacatacatacatacatgcatacatacataaaaaattacatacatacatgcatacatacatacatacatacatacatacatacatacatacatacatacatacatacatacatacatacatacatacatacatacatacatacatacatacatacatacatac contains the following coding sequences:
- the LOC139129214 gene encoding uncharacterized protein; this encodes MRLHHIGENSISYIMDCQSSEALESLMGDYSSGSLHRMVKSTFLSESLLDEIGALYLSLGTSIDYEEYLLCREELADTKGENIYKLSIEAIEEMNKEVESDVLRKRATVTMEQVKTREKATDRDILRGMSAEREKGRTSELDELINEWIQIKKELQELNSTHSELVFDRQEFVRKTGAIVDETDIPLDMKQELMMAFLKSLPLGPDKTGKPGQQLVIEGDVLMEYVENIVHDFDFPTIRKQDVTEQFRKLVREKSGKATAKASLTAKQESLQERIHSIVDDADIPDEQKDAYRQLRQLERGR